In Rhodanobacteraceae bacterium, the following proteins share a genomic window:
- a CDS encoding efflux RND transporter periplasmic adaptor subunit: MISQRWILLGLLAALTLLGACSADQGEAQKEVAAAAQGHEDHKDGEKGEEGHADEPDSGHADEHAEGEEGHEDEEASPLTLSAEQLDAAGVRFETLAPMTLGEELRAPGEVLENAYGTTLITPSIPGLVVKRHARLGDEVKAGTLLVTLSSVEVAQAQGELQLAEQEWKRVSALGEEAVSGRRYSEARISVEQARAKARAYGIGGSGGAGGQFSLSAPHDGRITEDAFTVGERVEPGHTLFRLVDESIVWVDAKLTPDNAHRIEVGSEATVVAGDARLPGKVTLRAHRTAEATRNAIVRIEVANTDDRLHAGDYVDALLKASGTEVQQLAAPTAALVQLEGKTVVFRRSADGVEPVEVQVGSIVGERTEITAGIVAGDSIAVSGAFTLKSRQLKSQMGEGHAH; this comes from the coding sequence ATGATTTCGCAACGATGGATATTGCTCGGCCTGTTGGCCGCATTGACGCTGCTGGGCGCCTGTTCTGCTGACCAGGGCGAGGCGCAAAAGGAAGTCGCGGCAGCGGCGCAGGGACACGAAGATCACAAGGATGGCGAGAAAGGCGAAGAAGGCCACGCGGATGAGCCTGATTCTGGCCACGCCGACGAGCACGCGGAAGGCGAAGAGGGCCACGAGGATGAGGAAGCGTCGCCGCTGACCCTTTCCGCCGAGCAACTCGACGCTGCCGGCGTGCGCTTCGAGACTCTCGCTCCAATGACGCTGGGCGAAGAACTTCGAGCGCCCGGCGAAGTGTTGGAAAACGCCTACGGAACCACGTTGATCACGCCGAGCATTCCGGGCCTGGTGGTCAAGCGCCACGCGCGGCTCGGCGACGAGGTCAAGGCCGGGACGCTGCTGGTGACGCTTTCCAGTGTCGAAGTCGCGCAGGCGCAAGGCGAACTGCAACTGGCCGAACAGGAATGGAAGCGCGTGTCCGCGCTGGGAGAGGAGGCCGTTTCCGGCCGCCGCTATTCCGAGGCGCGGATTTCCGTCGAGCAGGCGCGCGCCAAGGCCCGTGCCTATGGCATTGGCGGCAGTGGTGGCGCTGGTGGCCAGTTCTCGTTGTCCGCACCACACGACGGACGCATCACCGAAGACGCCTTCACCGTCGGTGAGCGCGTCGAGCCGGGGCACACGCTGTTTCGACTGGTCGATGAATCGATCGTGTGGGTCGACGCCAAGCTGACGCCGGACAACGCACACCGCATCGAGGTCGGTTCCGAAGCCACCGTCGTGGCTGGCGATGCGCGACTTCCGGGCAAGGTCACGCTGCGCGCGCATCGCACCGCGGAAGCCACGCGCAATGCCATTGTGCGCATCGAGGTGGCCAACACCGACGACCGGCTGCACGCTGGTGATTACGTCGACGCCTTGCTGAAAGCGTCCGGTACGGAGGTGCAACAACTGGCGGCGCCGACCGCGGCCCTGGTGCAGCTGGAAGGCAAGACCGTCGTGTTCCGGCGCAGCGCCGACGGCGTGGAACCGGTCGAGGTGCAGGTCGGGTCGATTGTCGGCGAGCGTACCGAAATCACCGCCGGCATCGTCGCCGGCGACAGCATTGCCGTGTCCGGCGCCTTCACCCTGAAGTCGCGTCAGCTGAAGTCGCAGATGGGAGAAGGTCATGCCCATTGA
- a CDS encoding TolC family protein, which produces MPDDAQAALQAAWARHPAAEVASRELSAAEARARAAARPVYNPEIEFGAERADVDTVEAGASLTLDIGGKRRARSAVGAAELDVARANYALARRDFQQRWLSAWFAAGTASERAEIASRQLALIERFADLAERQLRVGDVSTLERDLALLAREEARVQAATLMGQAAQARAAMRIAGGDPAAVALDASGVSFPQPLRIDDAAVLALPEALLAANQSLAAQARVISADRDRRADPTVSVRGGQVDTGFDSEPVIGLTVSIPLYVRNDYRAEVDAARGDADSLAAQTRVVELELKAQAQQSAEVYAALLDAWKQWQSSGASATGERAELLERLWKAGELSTSDYLVQLKQALDTSLAGAELRGELLRATLDHLSAAGRLDDWTGMPPVSGDLIQ; this is translated from the coding sequence CGCTGCAGGCCGCTTGGGCGCGACATCCCGCGGCGGAAGTCGCTAGCCGCGAACTCAGCGCCGCAGAGGCCAGGGCGCGCGCAGCGGCGCGGCCCGTGTACAACCCGGAGATCGAGTTCGGCGCCGAACGCGCGGACGTCGACACCGTCGAGGCCGGTGCTTCCCTGACCCTGGATATCGGCGGCAAGCGACGCGCCAGATCCGCCGTGGGTGCGGCTGAGCTGGACGTCGCCAGGGCGAACTACGCGCTCGCTCGGCGCGACTTCCAGCAGCGCTGGCTGAGTGCCTGGTTTGCCGCGGGAACGGCGTCTGAACGCGCCGAGATCGCGAGCCGGCAACTGGCGCTGATCGAGCGCTTTGCCGATCTCGCCGAGCGCCAGCTTCGTGTCGGTGACGTGTCGACGCTGGAACGCGATCTGGCCCTGCTTGCCCGCGAAGAAGCACGCGTGCAGGCGGCGACGCTGATGGGACAGGCGGCGCAGGCACGCGCGGCGATGCGCATCGCGGGCGGCGATCCGGCAGCCGTGGCCCTCGACGCCAGCGGCGTGTCGTTTCCGCAGCCCTTGCGGATCGACGATGCGGCCGTTCTGGCGCTACCCGAGGCGCTGCTGGCCGCCAACCAGAGTCTGGCCGCACAAGCACGCGTGATCTCCGCCGATCGCGATCGGCGGGCCGACCCCACGGTCAGCGTCCGCGGCGGCCAGGTCGATACCGGTTTCGATAGCGAACCGGTGATCGGATTGACCGTGTCCATTCCGCTTTACGTGCGTAACGACTACCGCGCCGAAGTCGACGCGGCACGCGGCGACGCCGACAGCCTCGCGGCGCAAACCCGCGTGGTGGAACTGGAACTCAAGGCGCAGGCGCAGCAGTCCGCCGAGGTTTATGCCGCGTTGCTCGATGCCTGGAAGCAATGGCAATCGAGTGGCGCCAGCGCGACGGGCGAGCGCGCGGAATTGCTGGAACGCCTGTGGAAGGCCGGGGAACTGAGCACCTCCGACTATCTGGTGCAGCTCAAGCAGGCGCTCGACACCTCGCTCGCGGGTGCCGAACTGCGCGGCGAATTGCTGCGCGCAACGCTTGACCATCTTTCTGCTGCCGGTCGTCTCGATGACTGGACCGGCATGCCCCCTGTTTCTGGAGACCTGATCCAATGA